ACTACAAGGAATGGGGCATGCCTGCTCATATGGTTAATGCCTACTACAATCCTCAGAAGAACTTGATTGTTTTCCCAGCTGCTATTTTACAGGCTCCATTCTATGACTTGCATCAGTCATCTTCTGCCAACTATGGTGGTATTGGTGCGGTTATTGCCCATGAAATTTCTCACGCCTTTGATACTAATGGAGCTTCCTTTGATGAAAATGGAAGTCTCAAGGATTGGTGGACAGAGAGCGATTATGCAGCTTTTAAAGAAAAAACACAGAAGGTTATCGACCAGTTTGATGGGCAAGAATCTTACGGTGCAAGAATCAACGGAAAACTAACCGTGTCTGAAAACGTTGCCGACCTTGGAGGAATCGCCGCTGCCCTTGAAGCAGCTAAGATAGAACCAGACTTCTCTGCTGAAGAATTCTTCCACAACTTTGCTCGTATCTGGCGCATGAAAGGCCGTCCTGAGTTGATGAAACTCATGGCCAGTGTCGATGTGCACGCGCCTGCCAAACTCCGTGTTAATGTCCAAGTACCAAACTTCGATGACTTCTTTACAACATACGATGTCAAAGAAGGCGATGGTATGTGGCGTTCACCAGAGGATCGTGTGATTATTTGGTAAGACAAAAACCAAGGAATTTTTCCTTGGTTTTTTGTTTGCTAGAAAAAGGGATTAAAGGTCTTCTCGTGAGCGATAGTCGTAGCTGGACCATGCCCAGGATAGACATCGTAGTTAGGAAGAGTAAAGAGTTGCGTCTGAATGCTATGAAGGAGTTGTTCCGTGCTACCTGTAGGAAGGTCTGTTCGTCCGATGGTTTCTCGGAATAGAGCATCTCCGGTCAAGACTAGATGAGCATCAGGAAAGACGAGGGAAACGCCGCCGATAGAGTGGCCTGGAGTAGGAAGTACAGTAAAGCGGAAGTCCTCGATTTGGTATTCTTGATGAAAGACAAAGGTGTGTTCTGCAGGTTTTGCGACCACATCTGCCATATCATCGTGACGAGGGAGACCAGAGAGATTATCGACTGGAGTATAAAGCCAGCTAGCTTCGCTCTCTGCTACATAAACTGGGGGATTTCCAAAAGTCTCGCGAACCAAGTCTAGACTCATAATATGGTCGTAGTGGGTGTGGGTCAGGAGAATCGCACAGACTGGTTTGTTGATTTTTTCGATAGTCTTGCGAATAGCTTCCCAATGGCTACCTGGGTCAACCACAATCAGGTGTTGGACTCCTTCCAGATAATAAGTGTTTTCATAAGCAACGGGATTCACGGTTTTATGGATTTTCATACTGGCTCCAATCTCAAAGAATGTACTAAACTAAGTATAGCACAGAAGAGGGAAATAAAGTGAAAAGAAAGTCCCTCTTTTGTGTTAGAGGGACAATGATCTTATTTAAACTTGAAACCTTCGTAAATGAGTTTTGCTTTGGGATTCTTTTTCTTGATTTGCTTGGCAAGGGCCTTCATCATAGGAAGAGGTCCACACATATAGACTGTAGTTTGGTCAGGGATTTCTTCTTGATCCAAAGTCAGGTAACCTTTTTCATTGCTATCGACTAGTTGCAGGTCAAAGTTAGCATTTTGACGGGCATAGTCTCGAAGTAGATCTAGGTAGACAGCATTTTCCTCTCCACGGAAACTATAGTAGAAGCGGACGTTCCTGTCTAGGATAGGATGCTCTCGGATATAAGAGATGAAAGGTGTCATTCCAATTCCACCTGCGATCCAGATTTGCTGCTTTGGACCGTGTTCCATAGTCATATGCCCATAGGCACGATCAACTGCAACCTTGCTACCAACTTGAAGATTGTCATAGATATTCTTGGTGTGGTCACCAGAGTTTTTTACCGTAAAATAAAGAGTTCGTCCTTGTCCTCCAGAGATGGAGAAAGGGTGTGGAGCAGTCTCAAAACCTTTTTGGAAAATTTTTAGAAAGGCAAATTGCCCATATTCGTAAGTGAAAGGATGACTGAGTTCTATTTCAATTTCAGTCGTGTCGTGGTTGAGGCGTTTGATTCCTACGATTTTTCCAAGATAGGTGAAACCGATCTTTTGATAAAGGAAAATAATATAAAAACCTGCAAGCAAGCCTAAAATAGCATAGATTCCAAAGATAAGACCTAGGAAACTAAAGGAGAGGAGGCGATTTCCCATGATCATCAAAACATGAAAGAGGCCAAAGATATAAGCTAGATAAACCAATCGATGAATCCATCTCCATGCTTCATACTGGATGTATTGTCCCAGATAGGCAACCAGAACGATGCTGATAAAGATATAGATAGCGATATTTCCAAACTGGGCGGCCAAATGCGAACCCCAGAGACCTCCCATGCTAAAGTTGTGTAGGGTTAGTAGGAGAATGGATAGAAAAGCAGTGAATTTATGAGCTAGATACATCTTTTCAAGTCCGTTAAACCAAGCTTCAAGCAGGGGTAAACGGCTAGCTAGTATAAAAGTAAGTGAAAGAGTAGTGAGAGCTAAACCAGGGATTAGAAACTGACTAACACCTGAACTGAGCCAAGCTAGGATAGTCAGAAACATACTAAGCCCGATTAATAAAATACCTTTTAATGATTTCATAGTTGAAGTCCTTTCACGGATTATCTTATGATAGATGTAATAAGATTTGTTACATTTTAACAAAAAATGAATCTGTAGTCAAGGTTTAGAGTCTCGGCCTCTAAGTCAAATTTTCATGATAATCTATAAATAACGGCTAAGAAATATACTGTTAGATTTGTGCACTTCTTATAGAAAATTTTTTGTTATAACAATGTAAGGGTGGGAAAAATTCAACTTCTACAAAACCCTAAAAAATAAATTGATACATAAAAGTGTATTTTATTTAATTATAAGATAAATAATATCTGAAATTTACATGGTGTAAACCTATGTGAATATTGGCATTTTAAAGTATTTGATGTTAAATTATTTTTGTATTTTTCTCAAATAAATTTATTAAAAATGTTGAAAAAGAGAATAGAAAATGTTAGTATGAATATGCATATTGAATACAAGGATATAATCCTTTTAGAATAATGAAATTTAAAGACCATCTTTTGAGTAGGGAAGAAATTTCGTTTTTTTTTCTATATTTCAATATCGATATAATAAAAATAGGAAGGTTGTGTATCTTATGAAGAGTAAGCAACAGGTTTTTAGGACGGAGAAATACATTCGATATGGGATTCGAAAGTATAGTTTTGGAGCGGCATCAGTAGCA
This window of the Streptococcus sp. D7B5 genome carries:
- a CDS encoding MBL fold metallo-hydrolase produces the protein MKIHKTVNPVAYENTYYLEGVQHLIVVDPGSHWEAIRKTIEKINKPVCAILLTHTHYDHIMSLDLVRETFGNPPVYVAESEASWLYTPVDNLSGLPRHDDMADVVAKPAEHTFVFHQEYQIEDFRFTVLPTPGHSIGGVSLVFPDAHLVLTGDALFRETIGRTDLPTGSTEQLLHSIQTQLFTLPNYDVYPGHGPATTIAHEKTFNPFF
- a CDS encoding oxidoreductase, which produces MKSLKGILLIGLSMFLTILAWLSSGVSQFLIPGLALTTLSLTFILASRLPLLEAWFNGLEKMYLAHKFTAFLSILLLTLHNFSMGGLWGSHLAAQFGNIAIYIFISIVLVAYLGQYIQYEAWRWIHRLVYLAYIFGLFHVLMIMGNRLLSFSFLGLIFGIYAILGLLAGFYIIFLYQKIGFTYLGKIVGIKRLNHDTTEIEIELSHPFTYEYGQFAFLKIFQKGFETAPHPFSISGGQGRTLYFTVKNSGDHTKNIYDNLQVGSKVAVDRAYGHMTMEHGPKQQIWIAGGIGMTPFISYIREHPILDRNVRFYYSFRGEENAVYLDLLRDYARQNANFDLQLVDSNEKGYLTLDQEEIPDQTTVYMCGPLPMMKALAKQIKKKNPKAKLIYEGFKFK